The sequence below is a genomic window from Brevibacillus laterosporus.
TACGTTGGGTACGTAGAAGGTTCCATAGTGTCTGTAGTGCTTGACGTTGACCGCTACGTTAATGATGCAGTCTACTAGTAGTAACTAAGATTGTAAGGAATAGGAAGGAATTACAAATCGTATTATATACAATATTTACATAAAAATAAATACAATATTTACAAAAAAATAATTTGTTCATGTTTTTGTAAAAGAGATTTCTTCCTAACCCTGTCTTTAAACGTTCAATTTGTTAGTTAAATAATAGAAATGCCGATTCCCTGTATTAGAAGGAATCGGCTTCCACCGGAGACATAATACGCCAAGTTGATTTCGTGCTACTATTCGCTGGAAAATCCTCTCCCAATCCAAAAATATTTGTAAACGTAATCCGAATAAAAATTAACATATTGTGTTGTTTTATGTAAACAAAACAACACAAATAGATTTACATATAACGATGAAAAAACCACCCTGATTTATCCAAGGTGGTTTGACTATTTACATCGTTTTTGAGTTATCGTTTGAAGAAGATGTCGAATCAGTTTGATTAGATGGAGTCGATGATGCATTTGACTCTACTATCGGAGTCTTCTCAACTGAAGGATTGGGATCAGTCGCCTCCTGAGAATCGCTTGATGGCTCCATGACATGGGCCTTTTTCTTTTTGAAAATGTTCGTGACTACTTTAAAGATACCACCCAACACAAGAATTACAATAATCCATGCTTTTTTCAAAAATACAAGAATGAGTGCAAGAATACCTATTTTTTTGGCAACAGCCAATCCTAATCCACCCAGTACAAGTCCTGTCAAACCAAATTCAGCTAACTTGTCTGTCGAAGCATCATAGTCACTGTATCGATTTCCTTCTTTCAACTGGAACTGAGGCATAATTTGTTCAGTCAAAATCTTTTTATCCTGTGCCAATGTCGCTGGATCAGATACAAGAATAAAAGAAACATATCCTTTTCGTGTTAACATTTGCAAATTGTAGTTAATAATCGGGTTTTTCTTATTATCTTCGGCAAGCATTGACCATTGCAAGGTATGAGTCTTTGCGTCATAGGAAGGTGGAACGTGCCAACCCACTACATGAATTTGCTCTTCAGGCTTGCGGTCTTTGTTGTGCTCTTCTGTTCCTTCTTTGTAACTCTTTAGGATAGCATCTTTATCAATATTGTTTTGCTCATCATCCATGATGTGACCTACTTCATCATATTCCATTACTACGTACCAATTTTCTTTATCCGAAGTAGGGTACACACTTCCAATTTCGCGTGATGATGCTGAGTTCCCGAACTCTTTTTGGACCGTTATGGTATCTTCTTTGTTCAAATAAGTGAGCTGATCTGGGATTTTAAAAGTAGCTAATTTATCCCCTACATCAACTTTCGTCCCCCCACTCACCCATTTTAGATTCTCTACTGCATAGACCGAAGTAGTAAAAACGGTAATAAGTAAAACAAGAATGATTGAATAAATGCTTTTTGATCTCACTTGGTGGCCTCCATTGTTAAATTAGTTATATGCACAAACGTAATCTTAACAATTGATCTAATGGTGGTAAATGATATATTAGTTGGAAATAATTAAGCAGAAAGTCATAGGAAATCAGTAACTACCCATACAATTCTGATAAATATATTTTTTGCAAGAGCCTTTGGATACAAATTATATTTTTATATTTATTCCCTATAAATTCCATACTCCTTATGGTATGTTCTACTACAAATAATCGGTTTGGAAAAAGGGTGTACATACCTGTATGCCAACAACTAACCAAGTATCAAATATCGTAACTAATCTGGTATCCACTCATCTATGAAAAGATGTGGTACTAGGCCCGACATTTTTCTAATAGATTAACTATAAAAAAGGGTGTTAATAAATCTTCACACCTATTCTGCTAGGCATATGCTCTATCAAAAGCCCGAAAAGCGACAGTAGCCGTCAAGGGGAGGGGGGGGGGATTTTTGCTAAGCAAAAATCTAAAGGGGCTGCCTTCAGTCATATTTCATGACTTTGGGACAGCCCTTTGTATTATCATTTGAATATAACAATCAGCTATAATCGGTTCATTCTATGACTTGAGCTAACTCCGTGAAGATGACACCCAATGCAAAGGCTCCCGCGTCTGGATAGCCGAGGCTTCTTTCACCAACCGTTCCTGCCCGGCCCATTCTAGCGACAAGGGACTCCGTATGCTTCGCCCCTTGTACCGCGGCTTGGGCAGCTTTGACAGATGCTGTCTTGATATCATCGCCCGCTTTGGCGCTTTGCTCCCAAGAATCGGAAAATGGGGCAAGAGCGTCAATCAAAGTCTTATCGCCGACCACCGCTCCTCTTCCAAAGGATCTTTCTCCCGTGTCTTGGATACCTTTGACAACGGCCTTCATCATGCCAGCGAAATCTGCGACGGATAATTCGGTCTTGTCTCCGGCAAATTTACTTGCAGCTCGGAATGCCGATCCCCAGATAGGTCCGGAAGCCCCACCACAATGCTCCATAATGACCAAAGAGCACGCAGTCAGAAAGTCCTCTATATTTGCTGCATTGTGTTCAGTAATTTCCCGCCACTCATTTTTCAATTGTTTGAAGCCTTTTGCCACGCTCATGCCAAAATCTCCATCGCCCGCATGAGAATCCAATTCACAGAAAGGAACTTCATTCTCTATAATAACTTCACTCATCTTATCAATCAGATATATCAGATTGTTTAACGAGAATGTATTCTTATCAATCGTTGCATATTTCTTATCCGTCTCGCATCGATAAGATACAGCTCGATTCTCTTGCGAATCGAATGCTGCTTCTTCAACACACAGCGGTGTGAACGGTTGGGTAACTTGAAGCGCAGGAGTATCGCAGGTTGCCTCCAAATAATGTTTTAATTGATTGTCTAATTTAATAATCGACACGGAAGCCCCTTCCATGTCTATGCTTGTCATGTAGTTGCCGACGAATACTTTAAAGATGGACACGTTGCTGTTGTTGATTTCTCGAACAACCGCGTTTGCCAACAAATACAATTCTTGCAGCGGAGATCCACCGAATCCGTTAATCAAAACGCCGATTTCTTGTTGTGAATCGTCGCTTATTTTCATATCGCGGAACAAATCCGTTACCATTTTCTTTGCCAGCTCATTGGCGGATACAATCTTTTCTCTGCGGATTCCGGGCTCGCCGTGAATACCTACACCATACTCGATCTCATCCTCATTCAGTTCGAAAGTAGGCGTCCCTTTAGCCGGAACCGTACAAGACGTAAGCGCAAAACCAATGCTTCTTGTATTATCTATTGCCTTCTGAACAATTTCCTTTACTTCTCTTAATTCTTTTCCCTCTTCCGCGGCAGCACCGGCAATCTTATGAACGAATACGGTTCCGGCAACTCCCCTTCTTCCTACCGTGTACAGACTGTCTTCCACCGCGATATCGTCATCGACTTTGACATAATCGACAAGCAACCCGTCTTCGCCTGCAAGATGTGCCGCGTTTTTAAAATTCATAATATCTCCGCTGTAATTTTTGATGATCAACAATGTGCCTTTTTTACTAGCGGAAGCTTTGATCGCTTGATAAATCTGAATCTGAGATGGGGAAGCAAATACATCCCCGCAGACCGCAACATCTAACATCCCTTTCCCGACAAATCCGGCATGTGCAGGTTCGTGTCCGCTTCCGCCGCCGCTAATAAGCGTTACTTTGTTTTGTTGGATTTGCTTTTTCTTAATAATCTTATATTTACTGTTAAACTCCAGATCCGGATGTGCAAGTACGATCCCGCTACACATTTCTCTTACCAGCGTCTCCGGCTTATTTATAATTTTCTTCACATTACTCACCCTTTTTCTTAAATTCCTGTCCAATTAGATCTGCTACCATAATAGCAGCTACTACATCTTCTTCACTCACCGGAAAAGGCATGGAATGAATAGACTCTTCCAGTATACAGGCTTTCTGGGCGACATTCAGCAACTCTAGTCTGGTGACATTCGTTACGCCGATATCGGAGAGACACACCGGAAGACCTACACTTACACAGAAACTCAATACCTCGTTTATTTCATCCGTACTTGCATTTTCAAGGACTAATTGAACAAGCGTAGTAAATGCAACTTTCTCACCATGATAATACGAATGGGTTCCTTCCAACGCGGTTAAGCCATTGTGAATGGCGTGTGCAGCTGCCAGACCGCCGCTTTCAAACCCTAAACCCGACAAAAGGATGTTCGTTTCGATAATATTTTCAAGCGCTGGAGTAACGACATTGGAATCACAGGATATTTTAGCTGTAAGGCCGTCTTCAAGGAGCGTTTCATAGCAAAGCTTGGCAAGGGCAAGAGCTGCTTTCGTTCCTATAGCTGGCTGACCGACTCCACCATTTGCTCCGCAAGGCAGTCCTGCATTCACATGGGAATAAGAGTTGGCGGTTGCTCTCGCCTCAAAGTAAGTAGAAAGCGCATCCCCCATGCCTGCTACAAGAAAGCGTGTAGGCGCATTGGCAATAACGTTCGTATCAACCAACACTACACTTGGACTTTGTTTAAAATAGGCATAATCATCAAACTCTCCCTCCTGAGAATAAAGAACCGCAGAATGGCTTGTCGGTGCGTCCGTCGCTGCAATTGTCGGCACAATAATTAACGCATCGCCCTCTGCTACACACTTCGCGGTATCTATCGCTTTACCTCCACCTAATCCAATGATGCAAGGACAAGCATGTTCCTTAGCAAGCTGTTGCAATCTATGCACTTCGCTCCGGGAACACTCTCCATTGAAACCGCTCTCAATTATAGTTACTCCAAATTGTACCATGGTATGTTCCAGTTTCTCTTTTACACGTGTTACGTCATCTTTATGAGCAATAAGAAGAGCCGAATCACCAAATGTCTTGATGAAATACCCCAGATTTACTATTTCATTTTTACCCTGAACATATTTGGATGGACTAATAAAAGCTTTTCTCATGTGAGTAATCCTCCTCTGTACTATTTGTATTCCCATTCATTATAGATCCATCTTCTACAAATATCATTGAACTATTCACTCCAAATAAAGCTCTTTCTCATCGTATTATCTTTTCCTGCAAGCAGAAAAATGGTATTATCTTGTCCTGCCATCCGATTATTATGCTATAATAAGTTACAAAAGGAGAATTGATCACATGACCTTGCATTTCAAATTGGACAAAATTATGGATCTGGAAAAGTGGCAGAAGCTGCAGGACTCTCTCTCCCTGGTGACTAAAATGGCCATTATAACAACCGACTACAAAGGCGTGCCGGTAACGCAGCACAGCCAATGCCAGAGCTTCTGTCAGGCGATACGAAAAGACGGCCCATTGTCCGAATACTGCCAGAAATGTGATGCAAGAGGCGGTCTTGAGGCTGTGCGACTGAATCAACCCTATATCTACCTTTGCCATTTTAATATTATTGATATTGCCATCCCTATTATTGTCCATAATCAGTACATTGGGGCTATTATGGCGGGACAGGTAAAATTGCGCGATAATCCGATGGAGCTCGAACAAATTGTAACTCGGCCAACAAATGCCGATACCCATAAAAAGTTCCTCGACTTGGAACAAGACTATGCTTCTCTCCCAGTTCTGTCCTATGACGAAATAACAACCATTTCTGAAATGCTGTATCATTTATGCAATTATATTGTGGAAGAGGCTATAAATAAAAATTCAATGATCGATATGTACCGTCATGCGTTAACAACGGACCAGCCTGTTTTTGATTCTATTGCCGAGCACTCGTACCGCAATATTCAAACCATAAAAAAAGAGCTGGAAAATACACTTATTGATAGCCAGATCATAAAAATGTCTAACCATAAAAGGATTTCTTCCAACACCATTCTTCAACCGGCTTTTGATTATATCTATGCTCACAAAAATGAAAACATCAAATTAACGGACATGGCCGATATTTGCCATGTAAGCCCAAGCTATTTCAGTCGTATGTTCACGAAGGAAACCGGGGAGAATTTTTCCGTGTTCATTCCACGCTTGAAGATGGAGTGGGCCAAACAAATTCTAGAGACAACCGATCTGTCCATCTCTCAAGTCAGCAACGAATTGGGATTCAGCGAACCTAGCTACTTTATCAAAACGTTCAAAAAATTTGAACGGATAACGCCTGCCGTCTATCGTAATATTTATCAGTAATAGGGGGATGAGTTAGGGAATAAATTTCTTCACATAGAGTTCACCGTTCCATTCATCCGGCAATGGTTCTTCTTTGTCGAAATGACATTTAAACCAATTTCTGAGTTCCCAGTATCTAATCCATTTAGGAAGAGGCTTGAATTGAATACTTTTTCGAGACAGCAACTCAGATTCCTTTGCCAGGCTCTAGCTAAGGATTAAAACAAGTATTTCATATGGATCAGATGTAAAAACGTCCAGTTCATAGAAAAAGAGCCTGATTTACCCCTTTTTTGGGCACCAATCAGCTCTTTTCTCTTTATTATTTTACTCTCTATCAGCTACATTCTTCTCCTTCATTCTACTAAAAATTGATGCCAATACAGAGCCTGAAATATTGTGCCAGACACTAAAAATAGCACTTGGAACTGCTGCTAAGGGAGAAAAATGTGCCGTTGCAATCGCGACTCCTAGACCCGAATTCTGCATACCTACTTCCATGGCAACTGCTTTTTGCTTAGCTAGATCCATTCCACATAGACGAGCAAATAAGAATCCCAACAGAAAACCAAGTACGTTATGTAGCACCACAACAGCAAAAATCATTACACCTGCCGAAGCTAGTTTAGCCTGGTTCCCTGCAACTACGCCGCAGATGATCATTACAATTGCCACTACGGAAACCAATGGCAATGCTTTCACGCTTGCGGCTGCCTGTTTTCCAAAAAATTTTTTCACTAAAAACCCCAAGGCTAACGGAATGATAACCACTTGAATAATAGAATAAAATAAGGACCAGATATTAATATCTACCCATTTACTTGCCAACAGTAAAATTAAAAACGGTGTAACGATAGGAGCAAGTAGTGTTGAGACAGAAGCGATTGCTACAGCAAGAGCCACATCCCCTCTTGATAAAAAGACCATCACATTGGAGGCAGTGCCGCTTGGACAGCACCCTACCAAAATTACTCCAACTGCAATTTCTGGCGGCAAATCTAAGAAATAAGCTAATAAAAATGCCAATAGTGGCATCACAAGATAATGCCCAACAACGCCCAATGCAACATCTTTTGGACGACGAAACACTTCTTTAAAGTCAGAAGCAGATATGGTTAAACCCATGCCAAACATCACGATTCCTAGCAACGGAATAACATAAGCTCCAATCCATTTAAAATGCTCTGGATATACATACGCAATAACGGAAAATAACAGTACCCACACTGTAAATGTCTTCCCTGCAAAAGAACTGATTTTCTCCACAACTCCCATAATAAAGCCTCCCTGTTGTCTCTATCTGTATTTTCTACATGAGTTCATATAGCTCACGCATGGGTCTGAGGATATTTTGTTTAATACTTGTTTCAAGTTTTTCTTGATTCCCAGTTCGTAACGCCTGAATAATGTGCTCATGTTCATCAACGGAAGCTACATTCATCGCATAAGTTTGCTTTAAAAACACATATTTAAACCGGCGAATATGATTTTGTAACGAAATATGAAACGACGTCAAATATGGATTGTCAGCTACATCCGTGATCAAATTGTGAAATTGCTCGTCATACTCCATCGCTTGATAAGGCTCTCCTCTACGGATCGCCTCTGCAAATTTTGCATTCCATTCTTGTAACTGTTCAATATGTTGAGGCACGAAATGTACGGAAGCAAAATCAGCTGCCAAGGCATGTAACGTAGCAAGCGTCGGATATACTTTTAAGATATCTTCCTTCTCAATATGGGTGACTCTGGTATCTTTTCCTGGTTGCATCTGAACTAAACCCTGTACTTCTAGTAATTGCAAAGCTTCTCTGACAGGTGTCCTACTCACGCTCAACGCTTCAGCCAGCTGGACGTCTACCAATTTTTCACCCGGCTTTAGTGTTCCATCTATAATCCATCTCCGAATGTGAGAGAAGGCACGATCTTTGGCTGACACTCGAATAGGAGCTACATAATTTCTAGGAATTGGCATGTCTTCCCTCCTTTTCAATATGTAATATATCGCATACACCCTCAAAGTTCAACGGAATTTTCAATCTATTTATACTTCCAAATTATACAAAAGGACCATAGTTGGATTTTACATTCCAACCATGATCCTTTTCGTTAGCTTCCATTTGCACGTATTTGGCCTAGTTCGCCATTTAAATGCTCTTACTCACAAGATGTGTCTTTTACACGTTGGTTCAAGAAATCAAAATCTTGATCATGCAACGGCTCCACTTTCCCTTTTTGATAGCCACTTCCCTTTGTGGAGAAGAAATCATGCGTACTCGTTTCTGTACGAATACCGTTTAACACAACAGGATGAACTTCTTCTTCTTCAAATAGTTGTTCTAATCCCAGGTTCATGAGAGCTTTGTTAGCATTATAACGAATATATTTTTTCACTTCATGTGTCAGACCAATTGAATCATACAGCGTTTCTGTATACTCTAATTCATTTTTGTATAGGGATTGAAGAAGCTCATCAACAAACTGGGTTGCGTGATGTTGTTCATCTTCTGTTAATCTAGCATAAACTTCTTGTGCTAATAACCCAACAAACACACCATGCACACTCTCATCACGAATAATCAGCTTGATAATCTCTCCGCTGGCAACCATTTTCCCTTGACCAGCTAAAAATAACGGATAGAAGAAACCAGAATAAAACAGGAAGCTTTCTAAGAAGACAGACGCTACCATCGCTTTATATAAGCTCATATCATCGCCATCTTTGATATTTCTGTAGATATCATCAATAACTGCTGTTTTATATTGCAAATGTTTATCTTCTTTTACCCATTGAAAAATTTCGTGAATCCGCTCTGAACTTGCTACTGTTGTAAAAATAGTGCTATAGCTCTTAGCATGAATCTCTTCCATCGCCGCCTGGAAAATCAGAATTGCTTTCTTTTGTTTTTCTTTAACATGCTGTGCAATCATCGGCATGCCAACATTTCCTTGCTCGGTATCAAGCAACGTTAATCCACCTAATACCTTCATATACGTATCACGTTCATTCTCAGTTAAGTTCGTCCATGATTTTAGATCCTTCGAAATCGGAATCTCTGTATCTAACCAGAACTGGGATGTATTTTGCGTCCATAACATCTCCGTATACTGGGTTTCCGGTTCATTCCAGTTCACTGCTTCGAATTTAGACATTGCCATGCTCCTCTCTTATACGCTGCAACTAACGCATTCCTCGATGGTTTTTTTCTTCGTACGAGTATAATACAGCGTCTTCAAGCCTTTTTTCTGAGCATAGATATAATACATAGCCAAATCTCGTGTGGTCGCATCATCTTTTACATACAGAATGGTAGAAATCGCTTGATCAATATGCACTTGTACTTCTGCAACGAGATCGATGACATTGAACATGTTCATATCATACGCCTCTTTATAGTAGAAGAAATTCTCATCATCTAAGAATGGCATCGGGTAAATGGTTTTGGAATCACCATATTCGCGCTCCTCAATACGTTGCGTGATCGGTGCAATAGACGCCGTTGAAGATTGCAGGTATGAGATGGAACCCGTAGGAGCAATCGCTAATCGATACGCATGATAGAGTCCGTAGGTTTGTACCTCATCTTGCAAACGGGCCCAATCTTCCTTCGTTGGAATGTGGTGGCCTTCGAACAACTGTTGAATTTTTTCATTTTTTGGTGAGTAATCATGTTGTTGATAACGTTCAAAATAAGCACCAGATGCATATTCACTACGCTCAAAGTCTACAAAAGTAATTCCGCGCTCTTTTGCAATAAGCATAGATCGTTCTAGCGAATAAAAATTCAAGATCATGAAGAATGTACGTACAAAATCAATAGCTTCCTTTGATTCATAAGAGATTTTATTTTTAGCAAGATATCCGTGTAGATTCATGGCTCCTAAGCCAACAGAATGAAGCTCGCGATTTGCTTTTGCCACAGATGGAACAATAGAAATATTTGTACGGTCAGTAACTTCGGTAAGAGCATCCATTGCTAAATGAATCGTTTCTCGCATTCTCTTATTGCTCATTACATTTACTATGTTAAGCGAGCCTAAGTTACAAGAGATATCTCGATTAATAACATCGTCTACTCCATAATCATTAATGTTGGAAACTTCACTAAGCTGAGCTATTTCGCTACACAGATTAGAGAATTTAACTCGTCCGATCTCTTTTAATGCGTGATATTCATTAGCATTATCGACATACATAATATATGGATAACCAGACTCCATCTGGATTTGAGCCAATTTCATTATCAGATCTCGTGCTCCGATTTTTTTCTTGCGGACACGTGGGTTATTAACCAACTCTTCATACATGATACCCATATCCATATCGTCTAGATGCTCACCATACTCTCGGAACACCGTGTGTGGATAGAACAAGTACATGTCTTTATCTTTTTCTACCAAGTCAAAGAATTTATTAGGAGCAACAACGCCAAGTGACAAGGTTTTAATCCTGATTTTCTCATCGCTGTTGATTTTTTTCGTATCTAAGAATTCTTGAATATCTGCATGGAAAATATTGAGATAAACAACACCACTACCATCGCGTTGACCTAGTTGGTTCGCGTATGAGAACGCATCTTCAAACAGCTTCATGACAGGAAGAACCCCACTTGCCTTACCGTCTAATCCTTTGATCTGTTCTCCTGCTGCACGGATTTTGCTTAGATTTAAACTCACTCCGCCACCAATTTTGCTAAGTTGTAAGGCTGAATTGATAGAGAAACCAATCGAATTCATAGAATCATCTACCTCAAGTAAGAAACAGCTAACCAGTTCTCCACGTCTTTTCTTACCTGCATTTAAGAAGGTAGGAGTAGCTGGCTGATATTCTTGCGAGATTAATAGATCTGCATATTGTAGAGCTTTTTCGCTGTCTCCCTTTGCTAGAAATA
It includes:
- a CDS encoding DUF2167 domain-containing protein — protein: MRSKSIYSIILVLLITVFTTSVYAVENLKWVSGGTKVDVGDKLATFKIPDQLTYLNKEDTITVQKEFGNSASSREIGSVYPTSDKENWYVVMEYDEVGHIMDDEQNNIDKDAILKSYKEGTEEHNKDRKPEEQIHVVGWHVPPSYDAKTHTLQWSMLAEDNKKNPIINYNLQMLTRKGYVSFILVSDPATLAQDKKILTEQIMPQFQLKEGNRYSDYDASTDKLAEFGLTGLVLGGLGLAVAKKIGILALILVFLKKAWIIVILVLGGIFKVVTNIFKKKKAHVMEPSSDSQEATDPNPSVEKTPIVESNASSTPSNQTDSTSSSNDNSKTM
- the dhaK gene encoding dihydroxyacetone kinase subunit DhaK — its product is MKKIINKPETLVREMCSGIVLAHPDLEFNSKYKIIKKKQIQQNKVTLISGGGSGHEPAHAGFVGKGMLDVAVCGDVFASPSQIQIYQAIKASASKKGTLLIIKNYSGDIMNFKNAAHLAGEDGLLVDYVKVDDDIAVEDSLYTVGRRGVAGTVFVHKIAGAAAEEGKELREVKEIVQKAIDNTRSIGFALTSCTVPAKGTPTFELNEDEIEYGVGIHGEPGIRREKIVSANELAKKMVTDLFRDMKISDDSQQEIGVLINGFGGSPLQELYLLANAVVREINNSNVSIFKVFVGNYMTSIDMEGASVSIIKLDNQLKHYLEATCDTPALQVTQPFTPLCVEEAAFDSQENRAVSYRCETDKKYATIDKNTFSLNNLIYLIDKMSEVIIENEVPFCELDSHAGDGDFGMSVAKGFKQLKNEWREITEHNAANIEDFLTACSLVIMEHCGGASGPIWGSAFRAASKFAGDKTELSVADFAGMMKAVVKGIQDTGERSFGRGAVVGDKTLIDALAPFSDSWEQSAKAGDDIKTASVKAAQAAVQGAKHTESLVARMGRAGTVGERSLGYPDAGAFALGVIFTELAQVIE
- a CDS encoding glycerol dehydrogenase produces the protein MRKAFISPSKYVQGKNEIVNLGYFIKTFGDSALLIAHKDDVTRVKEKLEHTMVQFGVTIIESGFNGECSRSEVHRLQQLAKEHACPCIIGLGGGKAIDTAKCVAEGDALIIVPTIAATDAPTSHSAVLYSQEGEFDDYAYFKQSPSVVLVDTNVIANAPTRFLVAGMGDALSTYFEARATANSYSHVNAGLPCGANGGVGQPAIGTKAALALAKLCYETLLEDGLTAKISCDSNVVTPALENIIETNILLSGLGFESGGLAAAHAIHNGLTALEGTHSYYHGEKVAFTTLVQLVLENASTDEINEVLSFCVSVGLPVCLSDIGVTNVTRLELLNVAQKACILEESIHSMPFPVSEEDVVAAIMVADLIGQEFKKKGE
- a CDS encoding helix-turn-helix domain-containing protein produces the protein MTLHFKLDKIMDLEKWQKLQDSLSLVTKMAIITTDYKGVPVTQHSQCQSFCQAIRKDGPLSEYCQKCDARGGLEAVRLNQPYIYLCHFNIIDIAIPIIVHNQYIGAIMAGQVKLRDNPMELEQIVTRPTNADTHKKFLDLEQDYASLPVLSYDEITTISEMLYHLCNYIVEEAINKNSMIDMYRHALTTDQPVFDSIAEHSYRNIQTIKKELENTLIDSQIIKMSNHKRISSNTILQPAFDYIYAHKNENIKLTDMADICHVSPSYFSRMFTKETGENFSVFIPRLKMEWAKQILETTDLSISQVSNELGFSEPSYFIKTFKKFERITPAVYRNIYQ
- a CDS encoding bile acid:sodium symporter family protein — encoded protein: MGVVEKISSFAGKTFTVWVLLFSVIAYVYPEHFKWIGAYVIPLLGIVMFGMGLTISASDFKEVFRRPKDVALGVVGHYLVMPLLAFLLAYFLDLPPEIAVGVILVGCCPSGTASNVMVFLSRGDVALAVAIASVSTLLAPIVTPFLILLLASKWVDINIWSLFYSIIQVVIIPLALGFLVKKFFGKQAAASVKALPLVSVVAIVMIICGVVAGNQAKLASAGVMIFAVVVLHNVLGFLLGFLFARLCGMDLAKQKAVAMEVGMQNSGLGVAIATAHFSPLAAVPSAIFSVWHNISGSVLASIFSRMKEKNVADRE
- a CDS encoding GntR family transcriptional regulator translates to MPIPRNYVAPIRVSAKDRAFSHIRRWIIDGTLKPGEKLVDVQLAEALSVSRTPVREALQLLEVQGLVQMQPGKDTRVTHIEKEDILKVYPTLATLHALAADFASVHFVPQHIEQLQEWNAKFAEAIRRGEPYQAMEYDEQFHNLITDVADNPYLTSFHISLQNHIRRFKYVFLKQTYAMNVASVDEHEHIIQALRTGNQEKLETSIKQNILRPMRELYELM
- the nrdF gene encoding class 1b ribonucleoside-diphosphate reductase subunit beta produces the protein MSKFEAVNWNEPETQYTEMLWTQNTSQFWLDTEIPISKDLKSWTNLTENERDTYMKVLGGLTLLDTEQGNVGMPMIAQHVKEKQKKAILIFQAAMEEIHAKSYSTIFTTVASSERIHEIFQWVKEDKHLQYKTAVIDDIYRNIKDGDDMSLYKAMVASVFLESFLFYSGFFYPLFLAGQGKMVASGEIIKLIIRDESVHGVFVGLLAQEVYARLTEDEQHHATQFVDELLQSLYKNELEYTETLYDSIGLTHEVKKYIRYNANKALMNLGLEQLFEEEEVHPVVLNGIRTETSTHDFFSTKGSGYQKGKVEPLHDQDFDFLNQRVKDTSCE
- the nrdE gene encoding class 1b ribonucleoside-diphosphate reductase subunit alpha, whose amino-acid sequence is MSTQLPQWITLNNEIMVKKDGKFQFHKDLEAAKSYFVDYVNQNTVFFHNLREKINYLIENDYYEAEVFEGYEFADIERVYRYVYDKKFRFPSFMSAFKFYHNYAMKTNDESKFLERYEDRIAVVALFLAKGDSEKALQYADLLISQEYQPATPTFLNAGKKRRGELVSCFLLEVDDSMNSIGFSINSALQLSKIGGGVSLNLSKIRAAGEQIKGLDGKASGVLPVMKLFEDAFSYANQLGQRDGSGVVYLNIFHADIQEFLDTKKINSDEKIRIKTLSLGVVAPNKFFDLVEKDKDMYLFYPHTVFREYGEHLDDMDMGIMYEELVNNPRVRKKKIGARDLIMKLAQIQMESGYPYIMYVDNANEYHALKEIGRVKFSNLCSEIAQLSEVSNINDYGVDDVINRDISCNLGSLNIVNVMSNKRMRETIHLAMDALTEVTDRTNISIVPSVAKANRELHSVGLGAMNLHGYLAKNKISYESKEAIDFVRTFFMILNFYSLERSMLIAKERGITFVDFERSEYASGAYFERYQQHDYSPKNEKIQQLFEGHHIPTKEDWARLQDEVQTYGLYHAYRLAIAPTGSISYLQSSTASIAPITQRIEEREYGDSKTIYPMPFLDDENFFYYKEAYDMNMFNVIDLVAEVQVHIDQAISTILYVKDDATTRDLAMYYIYAQKKGLKTLYYTRTKKKTIEECVSCSV